The Flavipsychrobacter sp. genome contains the following window.
GCAAATCTAATGATTTTGTGAAGCACATTGCATAAAAAAATGCCGGAAAACATCCCGGCATTTCATATAGAAAATAATATAATTATCGAAGACTAGTACCTGGTCTTAGGTTACCTCTAAAGGTGGTGATTATAGTAGAATCTTTAACCTTTTCGTTAAGATAGAATACAACCTGTGTAGGTGTAGCCATATGAATACGAGCATACCTGTTGTTGTTAGCATCATCAACGATCACTTCTTCACCGCTAATAGTACCAATGATAGTATCTTGAGGAGCACTGTGCTTGTACATACCTATCACATTAGGTGTTTTCACTACAAATACTACTCCTGAGTCTGTAAAGCTAGGAACACCTTGATATTGTGTGATGCCATCATAAACACCTACAAAACGTTGAATAGCAGCATATCCGCATTCCTGACCTTCATAACCGTCAGGGCATTGACAGAAGCCTCCCGCGCAAGTTGCGCCATTTCTACATCTTAATACAAGACAGCTATCTTGCTCACAAGATGTATATAATACAGTAGATGCGATTCCGAAGAATGCAAGAACAGTAATCAAAGGATATTTCCAAAACTTCATGCTATGAATTAATGTTATTTACGCCAAAATACAAAAATTATTGACTATGTAAAGGCTTAGTCATTATTTTCTTTATCAAAAATATTCCAGCCCTGTGCAATCAAATCGTGAGCCTTACCACCAGTAGCCTGCATCTTCGTACCAGCCTCTTTATTAGTGATATAGCCTATCACACTTATCTGCTCACTCATAGTTATTTTTTCATAATCCGACTGCTTTATAGTGAACAACAACTCGTAATCTTCCCCACCACTAAGAGCACAAATAGTTGGCCCAATGCCAAACTCTACCGACACCTCCTTAGTTTCATCATGAAAAGGTATCTTATTTTCATATAAGACACAGCCCACATCGCTAGACTTGCACAGATGCAACAATTCAGAACTAAGCCCATCACTCACATCTATCATTGAAGTTGGCACTATTTTCTGCTCCTCCAGCCAAGTAACAATATCAGTTCTTGGTTCAGGCTTTAAGAAACGACCAACAGTATAGGCTCTATTACCAAGATCGGGTTGTACACCTGGACTTTCCAAGAATATGCCTTTTTCACGCTCTAGCAACTGTAAGCCCAAATAAGCGCCACCAAGATCACCCGAAACGCAAATAAGGTCGCCATCCTGAGCGCCACTTCTTGCTACATATTTATCAGGTGCTACTTCTCCTATTGCCGTTACACTTATCACAAACCCTTTCAGAGAGCTGGTCGTATCTCCTCCTACCAAGTCTACATTATATTTTTTACAAGCGGCATATACCCCTTCGTAGAACTCATCTATTGCTTCAAGGGATATTTTATTAGAAAGCGCCACATTCACTAATACCTGTGTTGGCGTTGCCATCATAGCACATATATCAGACAAGTTGACCACAACAGATTTATAGCCTAAATGCCTTAACGGCGTGTACATTAGATCGAAATGGATGCCCTCAACCAGCATATCGGAAGACACTACAGTTTGCCTGCCAAACTGGTCTATAACTGCAGCATCATCTCCTACACTCAACAATGTACTAGACTGGTTGGTTTCATTGTTTTTTGTAAGGTGTTCAATTAGACCAAATTCTCCTAACGTAGATATTTCAGTACGTTCTTCCATTATATATTATTTGTAAAAATTATTTAGATATACCGTGTATTACGCTCAACATATCATTATGTATCAAGCCATTGGTAGCTAGTGTCTCTTTATCGAAAACACTATATGGGTCTCCATCAAAATTAGACACCTTACCACCCGCTTCTAATACAATAAGATAACCGGCTGCAATATCCCACGGGTTAAGGTTATACTCCCAAAAACCATCGAAACGACCACAAGCCACCCAACATAGGTCGATAGCTGCAGAGCCTAAACGACGTACGGGTAGCCCTTCCATAATAAAACGTTCGAATACCTTTATTGGATGCTCATAGGTCTTAGGCCATTTATAAGGAAAACCTGTTACCAAACAAGCCTTTTTAAACTCCGATTTTTCAGATACGGAGATCGGCTTATCATTTAAAAATGCGCCTTTACCCTTTTCCGCAAAAAACAACTCATTGAGTATAGGGTTGTAAACAACTCCTAGCAATAACTCATTTTTATGCTTTACTGCTATGCTCACGCAACAGATAGGTATACTATGGGCAAAATTAACCGTGCCGTCTATAGGATCTATTATCCATTGGTATTCCGATTCTTGATTTATAGCACCTATCTCCTCACTTAAAATATTGTGTGTTGGGAACGTCTCTTTAATAATGGCGATGATCTTTGCTTCGGCATGCTTATCTACTTCGGTAACAAGATTATTGATCGTACCCTTGTTTTCTACAGTAAAGCTACCTTCAAAATATTCCTTTATTATTGCGCCAGCCTCTTTAGCAGCAGTAAGTATCACCGATTTGAGTTCCGACATGTGCAATTATAGTTTTATCTCTTTCCCTAAATAATAATCAATCACCTTTAGCTTAAAGATAAGGTCATATTTAGCACTAGCAAAGTTAGCTGCTGCCGAAAACTGATTATTCTGTGTTGTTAAATACTCGATAGTGTTGGTCAAGCCAAGCTCATAGCGTTTCTCCGCAAAATCATACGCTCTGGTAGCTGCTACCATTGCTCTATTGGCAGCATTGTACTTCTGCAACGCATTTTTAGCATCGTTGTATGCTTTATACACGTCTTGCTTCAGCTTTAGCTCTGCTTGATATTTATTAAGCTCTTGTGTCTGTACATTTATCCTAGCCTGCTTAGCAGCTGTCTGTGCTTGCCAACCATTGAAAAGAGGTATATTCAAATTCAAGGTTACCGTTTGCCTGAAGTTATTATCCAACTGTTGTTGCAACGGCACATCCCTTGTAGCAAAAGTACCTACCTGCTGAAACACGGGTAGCAATG
Protein-coding sequences here:
- the thiL gene encoding thiamine-phosphate kinase, with the protein product MEERTEISTLGEFGLIEHLTKNNETNQSSTLLSVGDDAAVIDQFGRQTVVSSDMLVEGIHFDLMYTPLRHLGYKSVVVNLSDICAMMATPTQVLVNVALSNKISLEAIDEFYEGVYAACKKYNVDLVGGDTTSSLKGFVISVTAIGEVAPDKYVARSGAQDGDLICVSGDLGGAYLGLQLLEREKGIFLESPGVQPDLGNRAYTVGRFLKPEPRTDIVTWLEEQKIVPTSMIDVSDGLSSELLHLCKSSDVGCVLYENKIPFHDETKEVSVEFGIGPTICALSGGEDYELLFTIKQSDYEKITMSEQISVIGYITNKEAGTKMQATGGKAHDLIAQGWNIFDKENND
- a CDS encoding calcium-binding EGF-like domain-containing protein, which produces MKFWKYPLITVLAFFGIASTVLYTSCEQDSCLVLRCRNGATCAGGFCQCPDGYEGQECGYAAIQRFVGVYDGITQYQGVPSFTDSGVVFVVKTPNVIGMYKHSAPQDTIIGTISGEEVIVDDANNNRYARIHMATPTQVVFYLNEKVKDSTIITTFRGNLRPGTSLR
- a CDS encoding inositol monophosphatase family protein: MSELKSVILTAAKEAGAIIKEYFEGSFTVENKGTINNLVTEVDKHAEAKIIAIIKETFPTHNILSEEIGAINQESEYQWIIDPIDGTVNFAHSIPICCVSIAVKHKNELLLGVVYNPILNELFFAEKGKGAFLNDKPISVSEKSEFKKACLVTGFPYKWPKTYEHPIKVFERFIMEGLPVRRLGSAAIDLCWVACGRFDGFWEYNLNPWDIAAGYLIVLEAGGKVSNFDGDPYSVFDKETLATNGLIHNDMLSVIHGISK